The sequence GGCAAGACGCAATCCCCCGCCGGACCTGCCTCGGGCGGGATCGACTCGGACCTGGCGGCCATGATCGACCACACCCTGCTCAAGCCGGAGGCCACCGCCGACGAGGTGGAACGGCTCTGCAAGGAGGCGCGGCAGTATGGGTTCTACTCCGTCTGCATCAACACCTCGTGGGTGTCCCGCTGCCGGGACCTGCTGCGCGGTTCCCGGGTCAAGGTGTGCTGTGTCGTGGGCTTCCCCCTGGGCGCCATCGACTACCGCACCAAGGCCTATGAAACCCGGGAGGCCATCGCGAACGGCGCGGACGAGATCGACATGGTCATCAACATCGGGGCCCTCAAGTCCGGCGACTTAGCGTTGGTGGAAAAGGACATCCGGGCCGTGGTCCAGGCCGCGCGCAACAAGGTCACCAAAGTGATTCTTGAGACGGGCCTCCTCACGGACGAGGAGAAGGTGACCGCCTGCCAGATCTGCAAGAAGGCCGGCGCGACCTTC comes from Holophagaceae bacterium and encodes:
- the deoC gene encoding deoxyribose-phosphate aldolase, with the translated sequence MDSDLAAMIDHTLLKPEATADEVERLCKEARQYGFYSVCINTSWVSRCRDLLRGSRVKVCCVVGFPLGAIDYRTKAYETREAIANGADEIDMVINIGALKSGDLALVEKDIRAVVQAARNKVTKVILETGLLTDEEKVTACQICKKAGATFVKTSTGFAKGSAATEADILLMRKTVGPRMGVKASGGVRSIADAKKMIAAGATRIGTSSGIAIVTGGEGKGY